The Planctomycetota bacterium genome window below encodes:
- a CDS encoding histone deacetylase: MATFLVYDDIYLEHNTGMHPENSKRLINTVQHLKQSSINKKLTWLKPRAATFEEIAYIHSPNYIKSVEEVAVKGGGYLDADTVLSQGSYEAALYAAGGVLSAIDKVMESGNAFCLVRPPGHHARPNHGMGFCLFNNVAIGARYLQKKHKIKKVAIIDWDLHHGNGTQEAFYDDSSVLYISLHRYPYYPGTGHEDESGSNGGKGFTVNFPLDYSASRKDFFSSFEKALKTAESFKAEFILISAGFDTYKDDPLGGLGLEVEDYFKLTEMTRTMADKLCKGRIVSALEGGYSLDGIPLCIEAHLKALV, from the coding sequence ATGGCAACGTTTTTAGTCTATGACGATATCTACCTCGAGCACAATACCGGTATGCATCCGGAGAATTCCAAAAGACTCATAAATACCGTTCAGCACCTAAAACAATCCTCTATCAACAAGAAGCTCACCTGGCTAAAACCGCGAGCGGCAACTTTTGAGGAAATCGCTTATATTCATTCACCAAACTACATAAAATCAGTTGAGGAAGTAGCCGTAAAAGGCGGCGGATATCTCGATGCGGATACGGTGCTTTCGCAAGGGTCTTATGAAGCGGCGCTCTATGCAGCCGGGGGGGTGCTTTCAGCCATTGATAAAGTAATGGAATCAGGCAATGCCTTTTGCCTGGTGCGACCTCCCGGACACCATGCCCGGCCGAACCACGGGATGGGCTTCTGCCTCTTTAATAATGTGGCTATTGGCGCGCGATACCTCCAGAAAAAGCATAAGATTAAAAAAGTGGCTATCATAGATTGGGATCTGCATCACGGCAATGGCACGCAGGAAGCTTTTTATGATGATAGCAGTGTCCTTTATATTTCTCTCCACAGGTATCCGTATTATCCGGGCACCGGCCATGAGGATGAAAGTGGAAGTAATGGCGGCAAAGGATTCACCGTAAATTTCCCGCTTGATTACTCCGCCAGCCGCAAAGATTTCTTCAGCAGTTTTGAGAAAGCCCTAAAAACCGCGGAGTCATTCAAAGCAGAGTTCATCCTCATTTCCGCCGGATTCGATACCTACAAAGACGACCCTTTAGGAGGACTGGGATTAGAGGTGGAAGATTACTTCAAGCTAACCGAGATGACAAGAACAATGGCGGATAAGTTATGCAAGGGACGGATTGTTTCGGCTCTTGAAGGCGGATACAGCCTTGACGGCATTCCTTTATGCATCGAAGCTCATCTTAAGGCGCTGGTTTAA
- a CDS encoding cysteine desulfurase, with amino-acid sequence MKQPVYLDYNATTPHHPEVIKAMKPYLEKHFGNPSSSYVYGIQTKNAVENSRLQVAALLGCSAPEITFTSGGTESNNYAIKGIAFSKRHKGNHIITSQIEHPAVIEVCRYLGKQGFKVTYLPVDEFGMVRVNDVADAITRETILITIMHSNNEVGTIQPIKEIAKLAGKRGIVMHTDAAQSMGKIPVNVNDLGVDLLSVAGHKLYAPKGVGAIYIKDGIQLDKVIHGAGQEKGKRPGTENVLEIVGLGKACEIAKRDLTKSTEHLKTMRDKLYDALKRYIDDIRLNGHHEKRLPNTLNISFRDVLAGDLINEIKDKLAVSAGAACHSDHFEISTVLKAMNIPIEWAKGTIRFSTGKMTKETEINKAAKTVAEAVTLLRKQG; translated from the coding sequence ATGAAACAGCCGGTTTATCTGGATTATAATGCGACTACTCCGCATCACCCGGAAGTGATTAAAGCAATGAAGCCGTATCTGGAAAAGCATTTTGGTAATCCTTCCAGCTCGTATGTTTACGGCATTCAAACGAAAAATGCCGTGGAAAATTCCCGTCTTCAGGTTGCTGCCCTATTAGGATGCTCGGCGCCGGAGATTACCTTTACCAGCGGAGGAACGGAATCTAATAATTATGCCATCAAAGGCATTGCCTTTTCAAAGCGGCATAAAGGGAATCATATCATTACTTCACAGATAGAGCATCCCGCGGTTATCGAGGTGTGCCGGTACCTGGGAAAGCAGGGATTTAAGGTGACTTACCTTCCTGTGGATGAATTCGGGATGGTTAGAGTTAATGATGTGGCCGACGCTATTACCAGGGAGACTATTCTTATCACCATCATGCATTCAAATAACGAAGTCGGGACCATCCAGCCGATTAAGGAAATAGCAAAGCTTGCCGGAAAGCGCGGGATTGTCATGCACACGGATGCCGCGCAGTCCATGGGTAAAATTCCCGTAAATGTCAACGATTTAGGAGTTGATTTATTGTCGGTTGCCGGCCATAAACTATATGCCCCTAAAGGTGTCGGCGCTATTTATATAAAGGATGGCATCCAATTAGATAAGGTCATTCACGGCGCCGGACAGGAAAAAGGGAAACGCCCGGGAACGGAAAACGTCCTGGAAATAGTCGGATTAGGAAAGGCATGCGAAATCGCTAAACGGGATTTAACGAAAAGCACGGAACATCTTAAAACCATGAGGGATAAATTATATGACGCTTTAAAGAGATATATTGATGATATCAGGCTTAATGGCCATCATGAAAAACGGTTACCCAATACACTCAATATCAGTTTCCGAGATGTTCTTGCCGGAGATTTGATTAACGAGATAAAGGACAAATTGGCGGTTTCTGCTGGTGCCGCCTGCCATTCCGACCATTTTGAAATATCCACGGTTCTTAAAGCCATGAATATCCCCATTGAATGGGCAAAAGGCACTATCCGTTTTTCAACCGGCAAGATGACTAAAGAAACAGAAATAAATAAAGCGGCTAAAACTGTAGCTGAAGCCGTAACGCTTTTGAGGAAGCAAGGTTAA